The following is a genomic window from Carassius carassius chromosome 24, fCarCar2.1, whole genome shotgun sequence.
ACAGAGAAGAACGCTTTGATCGAGATCAACCCACAGACGAGAATTCCTCGCACTTTTGCACGGTTTTGTGGACTAATGGGTAAATTCACTCTATTTGCATATTTACTGTAATCAGCAGTCAGTTCAATGTTTTCAGTGTTGTAATTCAGAAAGATTCAGAGTAAGTTTATTTTCTATTTGTCCTCGTGTAGTCCAGCTGCTGCACAAGCTGAGTGTGAGAGCGGCTGATGGTCCTCAGCGTTTGTTAAGGCTGATTAAAAATCCAGTGTCGGACCACCTGCCAGCTGGATGCCCCCGATACTCAACATCGTTCAAAGCAGGAGATGCTGTGTGTCCCAGAACAATGGTCCCTGAAGATGGACCTGCCGCTGTTGTCATTGGAGCGTTTGCACATGGCACAGTGAGTCTGATTCTGCTTCTCCTCTCAGCCAAATGAACCATATTCTCTGTGCATAGAGAATAATttcagaaatgtgcattgtgtcaTCGCTTTTGAAATCAATAATTGATCTGTTTCTCCATCCTGTCATAGGTGAATATTGATTATACAGAGAAGACGGTGTCCATTAGTAATTATCCTCTGTCTGCTGCTCTGACCTGTGCCAAAATCTGTTCAGCATTTGAGGAGGTCTGGGGAGTGTTATGATGAAAACCAAAAAGTTATGAACTTTCATGTTTCTGATTGAGGAACAGGCCTTTGGACTGCGTtcggtgtgtgtgcgtgcgcatgCATGGCCCACTCCTTTGAGCAAAAATTGTGTTCTATGATTCTCCACAACAGAggagaaaatgtattttgtaacaaTTTTAACTCCCACTGAAGCAAACAGTTATACCCTTTAAAATGTGGGGTATTAAACCTCAATTGCATAGTGTATATGTCTATACATTCAGTAATAAACTCATATTTGCATTTAAAACTATTTCTGATACGTGACATCTTAGTCTCCTTTACCGTCAGATCTGCTTTAGATGTTACTTAAAGGTCTTTTTTTGTCTGTCTAAGCTTGATGTTGATTTTTCCTGCTGGGTTTGTTTTCTTTcctgtttttttcttgttcttttatgACACTTGACACCTTTTCGAGTGGGTCTCATGCTCTCTTGgtttttgcagttcatttgaacagttcCTGCTGCAGCTGTTGTTAAGTTGGGATGAGTTTGTAATTTTTCGATTattttggacattattttttttcccacatGCAACACAAAAATACACTATTATACAGAAGACGATTAGAGCCAAGCAATAATAAACCATTGtttaataattatgtattaatTGGGTAGCTATGCTATAGGGAGGGCTTTGTTGTCCTAATGAGGCAGCGTCTattcaataatagtaataaataaaacacttgacACTATTGCATTCTGTTATTGTACAATACTGCGGTGCAAAAGGTGTTCAACCTGAATGATTCAGAAGCGAGCCACTGATTTTAAATAACTTGGATCATAGATAGAAATAGATGTGcatctttaataaaataatatgcaaaTGGAACAGACACATAAACTAGACTTATGTAACCAAAATACAAAACCATTTCTATTAAGCAGAAACCGATATGTACACGATGCAGTATCTACATGAGCAGAGATCAATCTTCCAGGAGCGCGGCTCGCGCGTCGGTCTCGGTCTCCTCCATCTCAGCCGCTGATTCGTCGCTCATCTCGGGGTCCTCGCACTCGTTAGATTCGTCCAGCACAGACTTCTCCATATCGAAGGGATCCAGGTAGTGACAAACTGCGCTCTTCCTGCCGAACGATTCTTCGTCGTTGAGAGTCATCACCTCTATTCCGCTAGAGACGGGCTCGTCCTCCTTCCTCTCCGACAGAAACGTCCGCTGAAGCTTTAGTTTCTTCATTGTGTGACCTTTGTATTTAAGAGCTGAACTAGAACCTGCACCGACCTCTTCAAAGATCACGCAGGTTCCGATGGCATCCTCGTACTCCCCGGCGAACAGATACCGACCCAGCTGCATCACGGGCTGCTCGCTGTCGATGTCCACGATCTTACACGTGCTCTGCCGACTGGAGATTACATCCGAGCTGATCATCCCAGACAGCTCCGCCACAACCAGCTGCTCCTCTTCCTCCCACTCGTCCTCCATGGCTGTGTCTGAGGAAGCAGTTATGCTCATATAACTCTTTGAAATGTCATACAACTCATGACCTGAAGCCCTCCAACAACTTCAAGTAACATATTGCTCTCGC
Proteins encoded in this region:
- the LOC132102809 gene encoding general transcription factor 3C polypeptide 6-like, whose product is MSITASSDTAMEDEWEEEEQLVVAELSGMISSDVISSRQSTCKIVDIDSEQPVMQLGRYLFAGEYEDAIGTCVIFEEVGAGSSSALKYKGHTMKKLKLQRTFLSERKEDEPVSSGIEVMTLNDEESFGRKSAVCHYLDPFDMEKSVLDESNECEDPEMSDESAAEMEETETDARAALLED
- the LOC132102808 gene encoding ribosomal RNA small subunit methyltransferase NEP1-like, translating into MAARAGDKRGLEHLDEYDPKQAKQQKSLQEQMSEKRLVVVLEGATLETVKVGKTFELLNCDQHKSMIIKSGRDPGKIRPDITHQSLLMLLDSPLNRAGLLQVYIHTEKNALIEINPQTRIPRTFARFCGLMVQLLHKLSVRAADGPQRLLRLIKNPVSDHLPAGCPRYSTSFKAGDAVCPRTMVPEDGPAAVVIGAFAHGTVNIDYTEKTVSISNYPLSAALTCAKICSAFEEVWGVL